AGGAGGAACACTGCattttttctccaaatgttCTGGCTCCCTCTCAGCCTCTCTCTCAATGGAACAGGGAAGTATTATCTAAGAGGCAGCATTGCACCAGTGGTATTAGACCTGCtcttgccaattttttttaGATACCTCACATGTGTAGGTCTCATGGCGCTCCATCAGAGGAGATAGATGCCGTTAGATATGATTTGGTACAGCATTCCATATCTGTGTTTGCTGTAGGTGGGCCAGCAGAAACCTCTGATCACCAACTTCGTCCTTCTTCATGCTCTCACTGGGCAAATGTCCAGTCAGTCAGAAGGCAGCGGCATCAAACAAATTTTGCCAAGGAAATATTGAACCACCTGAGAACAGAAAGGCTTAAGATTTTGTTATAAGTGCCACTAACTTTACTGCAGTAAGAAGAAGCACTCTGTAGTTGCAAAATCACCAGCAGTAGCATGTTAAAATATGTCAATGTTGTTTAATAACAATTGTAACATGAAGAAACCAAGATAATCAGTGTCAAATCTATGTCAAACTGAAAAGAGCCTTTGAAGTCTCATAGCATGAAACTTAAAGGGTCCCTGGCATTGTTTGAAGATGCATCACATTTATAATTTTGTATGTTCCATTGCATTATACTTTCTATTGGGTGTGCATGTGATTCAGTATTcaaacactgtgtgtgtttgtgcagtgtTGATCTGTTGCACCATAAGTATTTTTTCTCCTTATGTGTTGCCTCCTTCAACACGCTGCACATGATTTCGTCCCTCGGGGGGGAGGAGCTGTGAACACTTAGTAATGCACACTGTCACACGCTgcaactgcacaaacacacaatcaacAAGAATCCATCTCGCTTTGTCCCACCTCAGAGTGCCGAGAGTGTCGCCATGAGCAAACTGTTACCTGCTGAGAGTCTTTCAATCCAACATTACAGACACACGGAAACTGAGTGTCTTAAATCTCAGCTCTCAAACTGCTTTTTCGAAAACATTTGACAATCATCGGGCAAACCAGCAAAGCAAAGGCACTTTTTATTGGCCTCAGAGATTTGGCAACCTGAGGATCTATGCAGATGCCAGTCCAACACTTTTATTCAGCAGTTTATTGAAATGTGAAAGATCAAAGAGAAGGTATGCTAATTCTAGATTTGGTTTCAGTATTCTGAGCTGATTTTAAAATTCTCACAACTAAACAGCAATCTAAAGTCTCCATCAttagtgtatgtttttattgttttttcttaaatgcaCCAATCTAATGATACAAGATGAACAATTGAGAGGAAATGTGAAGCACAAAAAAGAGTGTGAAGACCAGGGGAAGCTGTTAATTCTCTATCTTTTATAAATGAGAAGCACTCTGTTAATGGACCTAATGCAGTGGAGTTACCGTTGCTGCTTTACTTCCTCACCTTTTTTCCCTCTCTACATCCCTATggtatttttctgctgcatAAAACAAACCTACCGCACATAATCGCTCACAACAGAATCAGAGCTACGTTATTCCGCTTATATGAGGACGTATGTGAACACTAAAGTACAAGCAAAAGCTCATAAAGTCAGTGATAACGGCGGCAGGTGTGTTCACATCTCAGTCGGCTCTGTTTCGAAAACGCCAAAAGTATATAAGAAATTTTCAGTGATATCGTGTATTTTGTTAAACATCCATCTCATCCTCTGTGTCTAAATTAAATACCTGAATTATTCGTCTGCCCCAGCAGGGAGCATATGTGTGATAGAATGAGGTCAGAtgagttttagtttttgtctctACCTTTGATGTGTGAAAGATgccaaggtgtgtgtgtgtgtgtgtcaaagcACACTTGTTATGTAGTGTGTCTTCAGAAAGATGTTTTCAGCCAGAACAGGTATGAAGAGAACAATTAATTGTGGATGTTGTGCCTCCAGTATGTGTTGTTTTGAGGTAACCCACATGATGAAGTGCAtctcatctcctcctctgttgtccTGCTGCCAGCTCGCCGTTTGTCTCTCTTACACTGTGCAGGTGGTGACTCGGTTTATCATGGGATGTCACAGAAAGGGAaaacctctcacacacacattgggGTTTACTGTGGAAAAGGTTAACAATCCAAACAAGAGTGAGGGTCAGAGACACACAGCctggaaaacacagacaaaaaacagcaaaaagagatATCAGAGTTTCTGCATTGTGTGgatgaatgaaaataatgaacaactggGGAAAAAATTCAAATGCTGATACAAGTACATGCAGAAAAAACTGTCACACGTTTATATGCACATACTTGAAAATGCTTAAGTTCCTAAATagcttaaataaataatgatttttgTTCCACTAGAGTTCATGTTATTGTGTCTGTGATTTAACTCGTAGCCTCACTTCAGCTCTTACATGGTCATTTCCATGCGGCTGCATTTGAGCGAGAGTGTAAATATTACATCACACAAAGAAACGCACAAGAAGGCTCTGGCTGACTCTTTAAAGGATGAGACACTTCATGCAGCACCTCAACAAGTAGAAGCCAAGATTATGCCTCCTGGGAGCTGCTTTGAAATTTTTGAAGTCATAGCCAGGAATTCCTTGATTCAAAAACAAGTGTTTAATTACCCTCCCTTTTGCACATGCTACAATGTGTATATGTCATTAACTGAATGACAAAAGTTAGTTAGTTTTTTAATGTCTTgcatttttggcacttttattattttgtccatAACTCACTTCATCATAATGtgcattttggtttgttttgcaggctttttttcccccattattttcactttcttctgcagatttttttaaaatttaatgacACTGGTTGCATAAattcttgattttattttattttttctgtaccTACAATACACTACGTGTAAGTGTCTAACAGTAAATGCTCTACGATATAACTGTGGTTAGGACTCCACCCAGTGGAAGAAATGGCAACGTACACCAAATAATTTTATATTGCAATATACTTGCAAGACTACAAACACAGATCATACAGTCACAATCTTACGGttatttaaatgcaacatgatTCTGTGTCTGAACAgtaaaaaactaagaaattattttcagtctgttaCAGCAGATAAAAAAAGGCCCGATAATATAATAAGAAGTGGctgaacaacaacaatacaATTATATTTTCCTATTGAGGAATCTGTTGTGGAAACAGGTGAGATAATATTGTGTTGAAATTTCTAAAgtgcttaaaaaaacattttagagcCGAGAAATAGCCTCAACTTAGTTTACAGTTCAAACCCAGTAGTATTTGTGAGTccaaatggtattttttttaactaaataaagGTTTAAATAACTGATAATGTTACAATAAtgacataaacttaaaaaacaaaaatactctAAACCTGGACTACTCAGCTCAAGACTTCGGctctgtatttttttgctgactATTAGTCCAAAGAGCATCATCTTTATGCTGAATCTAACAGCCTGACTTTTTCCTACGGGAGgcactgcagtgtgtgtttgtgtgtgttttggatcgtCTGTTGGAGCTCTGGCATCCAGATAAGTGGTTACTTTGAGAGCCTGATGCTTGAGTCCATTCATTCCTCTCAGGCTCCTGGTAGAAAATCATTGAAAGAAACTCTTGTTCACTTTCACATTCAGATGAGAGATTCTGAGCTCTGAAGACACATTCAGCCGACCAGCAGCTCACCGCTCACACTGCAGGTAAATCTCACTTTCTGCtacttttaaaaatagctttatggtgttttcttcttttagtcATCATTTATTTACTGGCCAGAGACAAACATAACCCTGCATACAGTGTTTGCATGTATTTCTATCTGTTTtctcagcttttttttaaaattgtatttaacaTCTCATAGACATGAAGTTTGTGATCCTGTTGGCTGTTTTCAGTGGTAAGTTATGATTTATCTGCACTGTGCTTTAATTAGTATGTTTAGATGTTTTAGATTTAGAGCCATGATCAAGTGCAACCTAGCACTGACTTTAAATAGATCACATTTGATCAGATTCATATGTGCATTATACACTCATTTTCTGTACCAGTATCATTTTAGATgtaacaaaatgactttaatatttaaagtgaaaacTCTATTGCCTGTAATTCACTATTTTTGAGCCATGGAagtgtcattttctctctttttgaaCCCAGTTGACTGCTTTTCCCGTTGTGTTCAGGGATTTTTGCTGCCCCGTTTGTGAAAGAAGAGGAGGCAAAGCGGTTCATCAGACTGAAGAGACAGTCAGGATACTGGGATCCACATCACTCTCAGAACCAGTGGGGTTACACCGTTCAGGAACAGGTAGGACTATGTTGTGTAATGTGAATATATAGAGTAGAATGACCCGCCTTGATTATAACTTCTTGTGAAGGATTGCAAAAGCGATTCTCAACTAAGACAGAggctttttctttatctttcctCCTCAGGCTAATGAGTACTATACAGCCCTCCGAACAGATGCTCAGTACTACATGGACATGAGCAACCTGATGTTTGACCGCTCTGTGGCTACGTGAGTGAGATCACAGTGAACTATTATCCACAGCTACTCAACATACATGACCATGGAATGCTTTATTTAGAAAGTGGAGGCAGTTCAGActcaaaattagttttaatcaaacatgtttaaaaaggtaattatagatttttgttgccatttaaAGCTCCTAATGTGCACAAACTGAACACTGCAGCTTTCCTGAGTGCTATAACTTGCTTAGaatattcatttaaattcatcacAACTCATTACAATAGATTGTTTAAtgatttttcagtattttttcttttatttggttttgttgcagtgaaaaCAACAGACTCTATATGGAGATGCTCCGCAATGCACGAGCTCACCTGGACAGTCTGACGGGTCGACAAAGGTAGAAAAAAAGGGGAAGACCGAAGAGGTGCGACATCACAATGTGGGCAAAAAATGATACTTCAGCAAAGCCCCAGCATTTAATTGATTcatagaaatacattttaatttgttctaTATTCTGAGGCTCAATCATGAACTACTTTTATAAAAGAATGTAttagttttgtatttaaatacaaCTAAATATCTCTACTGATTGTGCAAGTTATGAACTATTTTTTCAACATCTTTCTTATAAGAATATGAAATGTGCTCATTATTAAGCATATCaatatgaggggaaaaaaagactattttcaTATGGGTTGATGCTgcagttgtttaaaatgaatttccGTGAGTTTATAGAACAACAATTCAAATTATcacttaataataaaaaaatgccatttttaccACTGCAATAAAGTGCAGTTTTCATTTAATACTGTTATTGTCTTGAAATAAACATTGTTGTGTGCAGTTAATGAAAATGTTCTCACAGTGGAATAAGCactcaaacaaaaaactgcCTTTACATGATTTCGGGAGAAATAAATCCTGTATGTTGTACATTTAGTGGTTCAAATCTTGTGAATTCTGATGGAAAGTGAGTTTTGACTTAAAGGCGTGAGATGAAGAAAGAagcatttatttcaaaaaagacattttacaaaaaaaaaatgtttgtgttttgcattcTTTAACGTCTTTAAGGTTATTGCTCAGGTTTACCACTAGATGGTGCAGTCAGTTGCACATATTCTTTACTTTCTCCACATGCCTTCTCTTGGCCCTTTTTTACAGCATCTGATATCAGTGTGACTTTATCCAATATTGTACAAATTATAAACTACAGTTTTCACTGAATGGAACAGGAGTAGAAATTGATGGCACTGATGGTAACAAATAGAGAATCAGCCTTTATTAGTGTGataaagaacacctgaacaatacaaatgctgtattttggGGGGAATGTGTAACTTAAATAATTCATTCATTGCATTTTAATTGAATTCTCTGTCTGAAGAAAATGAGGCAGACCAGGAAACtgtatttaacagaaaaacagtgcaaactaTTCAGATAAAGCTGCACAACTTTGAGCTCTGAACAGTGACTTAATGCTTTGTTACACTAATGAATATAATGTCTTTAATGATTTTGAAAACATGTCCAAGGTGGCAGTGTCTGTAATAAATGTGTAAGGTAGTTCAAATGTTGGTATCTTGAGATTGGTACAGAGCTACTAGTCAAGTGTAAGACTTTCAAATATCTAGGGAGTACTGTTTCAGAGAATGCTAAGCTGGAGGACAAAATATCTCTCAGAATGGGAAGACGAGCACTGTGTTCGAAAGCTTGAGGGAGAGACTGTGGAACAATCGACATGTGTCTATCCATGTGAAATGCAAAGTGTTACAGAGCGACAGCACTGGCTACTCTATTGTACGGTGCTGAAACTTAGACTGTCTACAGAGTGCAGATAAAGAAACTCCACACATGCATGATGAGACACCTTTGAGCCATAATGAACATCTCATGGAGAGACAAGATAACCAACATAGAAGTGTTGAACCGAGCTGGTCTACCATTAGTGGAGGACATGTTAATACAGATGAACCTGAGATGGCTTGGACATGTTGAGAGGATGGACCACTAGTGTTTCCCTCAGCAGTTACTCTACTCAGTTATGAGAGGGCAAACGCAATCAGGGTAGACCAAGGCCCAGATTTAAAGACATTGTAAAGAGTAACTTGAAGAAGCTGGGTATAGACAGGAGTTCCTGGCAGTGGAAGGCTAAGGACAGAGCTGCGTGGAGGGATCTGATCAGACCTAAAAGAAACAGTCATTGTCGCTACGACAGACTGCTATGATGAATGAGTTTGCAAACATGTACAAGGTGGCAGCATCTGTAATAAATGTGTAAGGTAGTTCAAATGTTGGTATCTTGAGATTTTTCATGCAGTACACTACTAATAAGTAGTTACAGCAAGAGGCATTTTGTGCTTCAGGTACAGTAAGTAATAGTTAAAGCCAGAATAATTACACTGAGCAGCCACATTGTTGAAAccaggtgaagtgaatgacattGATCTTCTTGTTACAATGCAGTGTTTCACTGCATCTATTTAAATACTGTTCTAGACCCAGAACAAACTGTTCGTCAGTGGCAGCAGCTtcccccagcaggacaatgcaccctgcCACACTGGAAAAACTGCTCACGAACAGTTCAAGGAGCACGACACAGAGCCCAAGGAGTTGGCTCGctctccaaactccccagatcccaacGCAATCAAGCATCCATGGGAAGTGCCAGAACAAACCCAATCCAGGAAGGTCCCAATccacaacccacaggacccaaaggatctgaTGAAACATCCTGCTGCCAAACACCGCAGGACACCcacagaggtcctgtgtccatatACCGACAATTCAGAGCTGTATTAGGGGCTTTAATGGGTTTTTCACAATATCAGGCATAATATTAGGTTTTAATGTTGGGCTGAATGGT
This Amphiprion ocellaris isolate individual 3 ecotype Okinawa chromosome 13, ASM2253959v1, whole genome shotgun sequence DNA region includes the following protein-coding sequences:
- the LOC118471682 gene encoding uncharacterized protein C3orf85-like, coding for MKFVILLAVFSGIFAAPFVKEEEAKRFIRLKRQSGYWDPHHSQNQWGYTVQEQANEYYTALRTDAQYYMDMSNLMFDRSVATENNRLYMEMLRNARAHLDSLTGRQR